aggagaagcagcaccAGCGAGAgatagaagaaaaggagaagcagcgccagcatgAGGAGCGCCaacgagagagagaagaaaaggagaagcagcgccagcgagagagagaagaaaaggagaagcagcaccAGCGAGAgatagaagaaaaggagaagcagctccAGCGAGAgacagaagaaaaggagaagcagcgccagcgagagatagaagaaaaggagaagcagcgccagcatgAGGAAcgccagcgagagagagaagaaaaggagaagcagcgccaacGAGAGATAGAAGAAAAAGAGAAGCAGctccagcgagagagagaagaaaaggagaagcagcgccagcgagagatagaagaaaaggagaagcagcgccagcatgaggagcgccagcgagagagagaagaaaaggagaagcagcgccagcatgAGGAGCGCCaacgagagagagaagaaaagaagaagcaacgccagagagagagagaagaaaaggagaagcagctccAGCATGAGGAgcgccagcgagagagagaagaaaaggagaagcagcgccagcatgAGGAGCGCCAACGAGAGATAGAAGAAAAAGAGAAGCAGCTCCAGCgacagagagaagaaaaggagaagcagcgccagcacgagagagaagaaaaggagaagcagcgccagcatgAGGAGCTCCAGCGAGAgacagaagaaaaggagaagcagcgccagcgagagagggaagaaaaggagaagcagcaccAGCATGAGGAgcgccagcgagagagagaagaaaaggagaagcagggccAGCATGAGGAGCGCCAGCGagacagagaagaaaaggagaagcagctccagcgagagagagaagaaaaggagcagCAACGCCAGCGAGAGATAGAAGAAAAAGAGGAGCAGCGCCAGCATGAGGAGCGCCAGCGagacagagaagaaaaggagaagcagctccagcgagagagagaagaaaaggagaagcagcaccagcgagagagagaagaaaaggagaagcagcgccagcgagagagagaagaaaaggagaagcagggccAGCATGAGGAGCGCCAGCGagacagagaagaaaaggagaagcagctccagcgagagagagaagaaaaggagaagcagcgccagcacgaGGAGCACCAGCGagacagagaagaaaaggagaagcagctccagcgagagagagaagaaaaggagaagcagcgccagcacgagagagaagaaaaggagaagcagcgccagcatgAGGAGCTCCAGCGAGAgacagaagaaaaggagaagcagcgccagcgagagagagaagaaaaggagaagcagcgccagcatgAGGAGCGCCAGCGAGAgatagaagaaaaggagaagcagcgccagcatgAGGAGCACCAGCGAGAgatagaagaaaaggagaagcagcgacAGCACGAGGAGCGCCAGCGAGAgatagaagaaaaggagaagcagcgccagcatgAGGAGCGCCAGCGAGAGATAGAAGAAAAAGAGAAGCAGctccagcgagagagagaagaaaaggagaagcagtgcCAGGGAGAgatagaagaaaaggagaagcagctccAGCACGAGGAGCACCAGCAcaagagagaagaacaggagaagcagcgccagcatgagagagaagaacaggagaagcagcgccagcacgagagagaagaacaggagaagcagcgccagcacgagagagaagaaaaggagaagcagcgcgagcatgagagagaagaaaaggagaaggcgCGCCAGCacgagagagaagaaaaagagaagcagcgccagcacaagcgagaagaaaaggagaagcagcgccagcacgaGGAGCACCAGcgaaagagagaagaaaaggggaaGCAGCGCCAGCGAGAGATAGAAGAAAAGCAGAAGGAATGCCAGTGACAGCAGGAGGCCGAAGATAAGGAAAGGGCACATCAACAGCAGATTGAGCTGGAGAAACTGAAGGTAGGTAAACCCACTCCTTAGGTACTTGTCCCAGTGGGTGGCAAAGATTCCAAATTTCTTCCTCACTTTAGGTAGGTGGGGGGCCTGGCTATGTTTCTAAATGCTTTTGAGATGGGGTGTGAATTGAATGAGGTGGGAAAAGGGGATATGGCATGGTACCTGGCTCCACAACTGTCTGCGAAAAAGGCCTGGGACATTTTTAGCCTTATGGGAAGGGAGGGTTGCAGATATTATAAGTGATGTGAACAAGGTTTGTCGCTAAAGTTTAAAGTGACGCCTGAAGCATCTAGAGAAGGAAAACAGGAACATAACGTGTGCTGTGGTTTCAACCCAAATTAGGGATTATTTAAGGAGATGGAGATAGAGGGTTTCCATGGTCCATGAGGCCTATGAATTAATGTGTTTAGAACAATTCTCTAAATGCTTCACCCCACCCAGacctgaaatccaggaaataGACAAAAATCCCAAAGATGCAGGCATAGCTGGGACATGGGCCAACCATTATGCAGATAGTCGGCGTGGATTTGATAGAAAACCTAATAGGAAGTGAATGggatcagggggcagggagcaggcccaAGCCTAGACCCACACTAgtgaaaccacctcccagaagcCCTGAGATGGGTGGGAGAAAGTGATGTGCCATATGTGACCAGCAGGGTCACTTTGCCCAGGTTTGCCCACTCTGCCCACGCAGGGCTGGGAAAAccagctgcatctcagccccCAGTTAGCTCCAGGCCTGTAAGGGACCATGTGAGACAAACTGCAAATGGGACAGCTGACAGTTAGGAGGGGGTGGATGTCTCTGCCAGTACCAATGACAATCCAGTTACCTCCCTGGGGTGTGCAACCAAATACCTGAGGAGACGGAGGGTGAGACAGCTGCTGGGGAACTGTCCGTGAATAGATAATCGTCCAGACAACAGGTTTCTCCTTAAGGTGTAGCTTCAAAAGAATAGGTCTGGAGGTGCATAAGTTGCTTTCCACACCTCTTGagtatttcctaggaaacccCTTTTAACTAGGGGCTCTGGAACAGGGGGGACCAGGGGGCCATGGCGAGCGACAAGGGAGAGGGGacggagaggagtgagcagggggtggagtctCAGGGGAAGAAACAGAGCGAGGGTGGGACCTcacagggaaaggggtggggctatgGTTCGGGCACTGGTGGCCCCCGCCCcgcacttctagggagcttcctgCACTACTGACCCCAAGGTTTATATTAGTTATGTCTCCTAGAGGAGTTCCCTACAATCCTGCAGTGacacataaacatttgcattttaatacaatgatGTCCTAAAATACTGAAAATTCATTCTGTGAGGTGTGTCCAGGAAATTGCCATTTCTGTCACAATAGGGTTTGAAGCACAGCTCCATGTACACCGTAGTGATGATGCAGATTCTTCCCCACATTTGTGGTAATGTatttgaaaagcaacagagagtcctgtggcacctttgagactaacggacatattggagcataagcttttgtgggtgaatacccactttgtcagacgcatgtaatggaaatttccagaggcaggtataaatatgtataaataattcttgcctgcatatttatacctgcctctggaaatttccattacatgcatctgacgaagtgggtattcacccattaaagcttatgctccaatacatctgttagtcttaaaggtgccacaggactctgttgctttttacagatccagactaacacagctacccctctggtaTTTGAAAAGGTTAAGCAGCAGGGCCTTTGccctgtgtgacaatgcggttctggcggaacccaactgagagtgccaactcaggacaaattgctcaaatagggcagttacagcccaaggctggggttttttccacctctaaggcaaaccaaaccagccagactaagaggacttcagtctcaccccactggctaactgcaagtctcataagcaatctccttagatactccagtttcccagtattaccaccagtaccactcgttatggggacaaatggttatgaaaaccaataccccagtaaaagaaaaaggttctcctgatcccaaaggaccaagccccagacccaggtcaatatacaaatcagatcttacccacaaatcacgctgtagccgatcctttagaatctaaaatctaaaggtttattcataaaaggaaaaagatagagatgagagttagaattggttaaatggaatcaattacatacagtaatggcaaagttcttggttcaggcttgcagctgcgatggaataaactgcaggttcagatcaagtctctggaatacatcccccgctgggatgggtcctcagtcctttgttcaaagcttcagcttgtagcaaagttcctccagaggtaagaagcaggattgaagaccagatggagatcaggcatcagccttatatagtcttttccaggtgtaagatcacctctttgttcttactgagtctggagtcacatgggccagtccctgcatactttgctgaggtacaaggcgtatctgccttctctcaatgggtccattgtatagctgatggtccttaatgggccatcaagcaggctaggcagagctaatctcagcttgtctgggatgtcacccagaagcatagcataagtttgccatacagacagtatagagccaatattcataacttcaactacaaaactgatacacacatatagacagcataatcataaccagtaaaccataaccttgtcctagacaccccatttgaccccctttatacaagatttgggtgccactacaggaccttggttgcaacaatgatctatatggtcccagtttatgtcaataacgtcacacccccaacgcaaaattgatgcaggaagggatgacacaaacatcactgactgcaccccaagagctccccatcctgggttctgtatcactacagctagtattgggttagaagccataccagtgtataacagaaatggttcatcaaagtcatgttcaataacatgattgaacctctttacaaactcaaggtaacacttagttagaacaatagtggattggatctgctctggcagcatggttcctgtatgtgccatgtgatcttgccaagagctaaagaaaactgctactttatccatacaagctcgggccaatgtttggaacccaattaacgtcgcataaatgcagatattaatgttcttcatagtccaggaatcttggcatttagccatgaaagcaatatggtagtgtgcctcagtcttccttttcatacagcacattaggtctggaatgtcctttcccctgtgaaaagttcccatattgtttatatgcattgccggtgaaaccccagtgtaacaaggccttttaacataacgtgtgttttcatgtattccttttaacatgttcaatgaattctccaaaagattaggcacattgtatatttttaccatttgtggcaatagcaacacattaattacaaaatttagcaataacaacaagttcattgcaagtgtccatctacagtcatgtttgtcatgccacccctttggctcaataccattggagtttgggcattttagggtcaacctgtggcttccctttgcaaaattcagttttctctttcctccttgtcctgcaggatcaaaccctgatttctcttgcttaacagaatt
This genomic stretch from Chrysemys picta bellii isolate R12L10 unplaced genomic scaffold, ASM1138683v2 scaf81, whole genome shotgun sequence harbors:
- the LOC135972190 gene encoding trichohyalin-like isoform X2; protein product: MNKLHFVSELSEHIKVKADKGEEEDDSALDTEYISFFPNFIWTVRDFSLDLEIAGKEVTEDEYLERALMLKKVFGMLAQSYVDTIVSGKVPCLENAVTTLATKENEAAIREGLAYYVAQMEERVKFPAEVAVLSETHGNCEKAALQLFMQRSFKDEDQKHQEQLAIEINEHYGTVLSKNKMTSQEICQTLLSQLSADMEKKLRDGVYMQPGGHELYVKDQKQVVESFRRTPNKGVMAEQVLEQFMDSKKAEAATIVTAHKMLTDLQKRLAAEQARAEWLGQQNKAEEERRRQLEQEMRDVERSHQENIRQVEAKMEEETAKMRQETDRTVECKLKEQEKLLQQGFIEQAGLMKEEIDGLQKQGKEQEKKLQQEFREKARLMKEEMDVLQKRGKEREEKLQQQLKEREEKEKQRQREREEKEKQRQHKERQREREENEKQRQHEREEREKQRQREREEKKKQRQREREEKEKQRQHEREEKEKQRQRDREEKKKQRQREREEKEKQRQHEREEKEKQRKHEREEKEKERQREIEEKGKQRQHEECQREREEKEKQRQHEERQREIEEKEKQCQHKERQREREEKEKQHQREIEEKEKQRQHEERQREREEKEKQRQREREEKEKQHQREIEEKEKQLQRETEEKEKQRQREIEEKEKQRQHEERQREREEKEKQRQREIEEKEKQLQREREEKEKQRQREIEEKEKQRQHEERQREREEKEKQRQHEERQREREEKKKQRQREREEKEKQLQHEERQREREEKEKQRQHEERQREIEEKEKQLQRQREEKEKQRQHEREEKEKQRQHEELQRETEEKEKQRQREREEKEKQHQHEERQREREEKEKQGQHEERQRDREEKEKQLQREREEKEQQRQREIEEKEEQRQHEERQRDREEKEKQLQREREEKEKQHQREREEKEKQRQREREEKEKQGQHEERQRDREEKEKQLQREREEKEKQRQHEEHQRDREEKEKQLQREREEKEKQRQHEREEKEKQRQHEELQRETEEKEKQRQREREEKEKQRQHEERQREIEEKEKQRQHEEHQREIEEKEKQRQHEERQREIEEKEKQRQHEERQREIEEKEKQLQREREEKEKQCQGEIEEKEKQLQHEEHQHKREEQEKQRQHEREEQEKQRQHEREEQEKQRQHEREEKEKQREHEREEKEKARQHEREEKEKQRQHKREEKEKQRQHEEHQRKREEKGKQRQREIEEKQKECQ